The sequence below is a genomic window from Brevibacillus laterosporus.
CTGATCAAATGTTACTGTTTTCACCCTATTCTCCTCCCTTCTTATCACGCAATAGATAGATTGTATCCAGTTCAACCTTTTTAGCAACGTTTACGACATCTTGCACGCTAACTTTCTCAATTTCAGTAAGCAAGGTTTGCAAATCACGAGCTTTACCACTAATGACTCCATTATAGGCATATTCTACCATCATTTTTCCGCTATCAAGCAATTCTTTAAATTGGTTATATAACGTGGCTTTAGTCATATCCATCTCTTCTTGACTGATCTCGCCCTGCTCCATCATAGCGATTTGTTCCTTTATAATAGTCACAGCTTGTTCATAGTTCTTTGCATCAATACCCGACATCATCATAACTACGCCTTTATGACTTTCTAAACGGGATACTGCATAATAAGCCAAGCTAGCCTTTTCGCGCACATTCAAAAACAGTTTAGAGTGTGGAAAACCACCCAGAATCCCGTTATACACTAATAAAGCAGGATAATCGTCATCTTTGTAAATAATATTTGTACGGCATCCTATGTTTAATTTGGCCTGATTTACATCCATTCGATCCACAATCGTTTTTTGTTCCGTAACTTTTTTGGAAGACCGTTGAATATCTAGACTACTTTGACGTTGTGTGGATAGCTGTACGTGCTTCTCAAATAAAGAACGAATCTCATCTTCCTTCACATCACCCACTACGAATATTTCAATTGGGTTATTAACCATCAATTGATGATAATAATCGGTAAGGGAAGCGACATCTACCTTTGCCAAATGAGGCAAATCACCCAATGCAGAAATAGCATATGCTTCATCTTTAAACATTTCTTCCGTAATTCGTTGATTTGCATATCTCATTTTATCATTAACGATGCTTTCAATTTTCTTCGTTAGAGATTTTTTTTCTGCTTCAACATAATTACTGTCAAACTGATCGTGAACCAGATAAGGACGAGTCAGGATATCGCCAACGAACTGTATTGCGTCTTCCACAAGAGACTGTTTTCCACTTAAATACTTCTCATTAGGAACCTCCATATATACCTGTAGGACTTGGCGTTCCCCCTTTTTTGCTACATCTACGTCAAAAATAGCTCCATATAAATAATCAAGATGCTGACGAAGCTTCTGTGGTTCCGGAAAACGAGCCGTTGCACGCTTTAACACCATGGCAAGCAAAGCTGTTTTCGACGCATTCTCCTCTGTTAGTTCCTGTTCAATATTTACGATCATCGTGATTGATTTAAACTTTTCAGTCTGTAAGATATGTAGATTCATTCCGTTTACCTGAGATTTGGTAAAGGCAATTTCCTGTGCTTTTTCTGCCATTTAATTTGTCTCCCTCCTTGTTAACGTACCTATTTTCTATTTTACCCAAAACAGGTAGCTTTCAGCAAAATGATTACATCAAATGTATGCCATTCCTGGGTACACTTATACATAACAACTACGAAACGAAAAAAGACTGATGAGCTGATCTCAACAGTCTTTTTCCGGTCTATGACATTAGTTTAAAAATCACTTGTATCCCATTCACCTAGCATTTCTAAACTGTTATCGCTTGAATCGAAGCGTCCACAGTCCGGATTTAAGCATAGAATGCCATGTAATTGACTGTCCAAAAAAACATGACCGTTATCAAAACCACAGTATGGACATTCCCACATATTCATACACTCCTTATGCTCCATCTCTCACATTAGTTTGCCCGGAAATGGTTAGATTATGAGTTTTCACACATATTCATTGCTACTTAAGCGATTCCATCTCGATCGTTTCCAGATATTTAAGGTAATAATAGGGATTAACAGCTTCGCCTGTCGGATTGCTATAAAGTCCGAAATGCAAGTGGGGTGCAAACATACCCGTCGTTCCACTTGGGCCGTAGCCAGTATCACCTACAAAACCAATTAATTGTCCCGCTTTAACCGAACTACCCACCTTTATATTAGGAGCAAAAGCACTCAAATGAGCATAGTACATTCGATACTTACCAGAGGAGTGCGTAATATTTACTCTCCATCCCCCCATAGTATTCCATCCTAAGCGATTAATGGTGCCATCAGTCGACGAGAAGACAGGCATCCCATGAAAAGCCATAATATCAATGCCTTCATGATTTCTACCTTGTGCATCTGCTCCCCATACTCGTCCATCTCCATATGTATCGTAAACTTGTTCATACCATGTCCCTTTTTTTAATGGAAAAACACTTTGTTTGGGAGCTAACGATGGGTCCATGTTTTCTATATGCTGTTGCTTCGCTTTTTTATCTAATGGGCTCCATGTCTGTTCAGACTTGCTAACAACTGGAATGGTTAGCTTCATTCCCTGCCATACCTCATCCTTTGTTAGACTAGATTCTTTTTTTATCGATGAAATGGGTACACCGAATTTTTGACTGATGGACCAAAGCGAGTCCCCAGCTTGTACCGTATAAGCTGCTGTAGTAGGATTCGTTGAAACCATCGCTACCTTCGTCTTTTCATCATACTTTACCTGATAGCCCAATAACTCACTTATCGAGCGTAGAGGAACTAAAACACGGCCTTCTTTTACAATGGGATGAGCATCAAGCGTATGCTTTTTTCCATTGCCCCACGCTGTTTTTTGATTTACCTTATAAGTAATTTGTTCCGTTTCCGTCGTAATAAGTACTTGCTTGGTTGATGCCTCATACGTAACCTCTGCTTTGGAAGCTTCTGACACAGCTCGAATTGGCACCAACATACGGTTATTCACAATTTGTGGTGTTACGTCTGTTGTTATTCCTTTTCCATCTACCATTAAGAATATGCGGGGCACAGAAGTAGCCTGTACTTGCATAGGGGCAATCCAGAGCATTGAAAGCAAGGCAGTACCCACCATGCTACATAATATCCAACTGCCCGTACTCCTCAGTAATTTAGTCATGTAAGTAGCCTCCTTATCAAAGTCAAACATGCCCATTATCCCATAGGTTACAAACGGCTATCTATGCAAAATTACTGGAAAAAAGTAGCCTAACATGAAAAACCACCCTTCCAATAGGAAAGGTGGTTACATAAGGATACAAGTAAGCTTCACAATAATATATTCTGGTTAGAAATATAAGAGTAACGATTATTAACGAGAACCTGTTTCGTATGGTTCACCACTAGCTTTTGGAGCACGTGATTTACCTACCAGACCAGCAAGTACCAAAATCGTCAAGACATATGGCAACATGTAAATGAATTCAACTGGAATGTACTTCGTAAGCCCGAACACCTGTACAATCGTCTTAACAGCTTGGGCTAACCCGAAGAAAAGAGCTGCTCCCATCGCGCCTACTGGATGCCATTTACCAAAGATCATCGCTGCAAGCGCGATAAAACCTTGACCAGAAATGGTATTGTGCGAGAAGTTTGATGTAGTTGTTAGAGCAACAGTTGCTCCACCCAACGCAGCTAACGCCCCACTCAACATAACAGCAATGTAGCGAATACGAAATACATTAATACCAGCTGTATCAGCCGCACGTGGATGCTCCCCAACAGAGCGAAGTCTTAGACCAAACTGAGTTTTAAACAGTATGAACCATACAATTGCTACTGTGATAAATGCCAAATAACTTGTTGGATATGCTTGGAACAAAGCACGACCAAGGAAAGGAATATCACTCAAATACGGTATATCCCATTTAGAAAATACAACACTTAACGTTTTCGTTTGCCCAGCACCATCAAAGATGATTTTGGTGAGATATACAGCCAAACCTGTTGCCAAGAAGTTAAGAGCAACACCGCTTACTACCTGATTAGACTTAAAGGTAATAGAAGCCGCTGCGTGAGGCAGGGAAAAAATAATCCCGGCAACACCAGCTGCGATTAATCCAATCCAAGGTGCATAAGGTGCTGGTTCCATAAAGTAAGTAACAACCGCCCCAACGAAAGCTCCCATTACCATGAGGCCTTCCAGCGCAATGTTAACTACCCCGGAACGTTCAGAAATAACGCCGCCTAGTGCCGCGAAAATGAGGGCTGTGGAGAATACGATCGTGTCATGAAAAAGATCGCCACCAATGGTTAGCCATTGCATGTTTACAGCACCTCCTTCTTATTCTTCTTAGAAAGAACAGGTTTTAAGATATATCTAACAATTCCGTGAGCTGCAACGAAGAAGATAACAGAAGCAATTACCACACGAATTAATTCTACTGGTACGCCTGCTCCCATCTTCATTCCATTCGCTCCAAAGGACAAGACTCCAAATAAAATGGCTCCTAATACTACCCCAATAGGTGTATTACCACCGATTAGAGCTACCGCGATTCCATCAAAACCATACCCTGGTTGTGCGGCCATAATTGCTTGGTAATGGAACACTCCAAGAATTTCGGCTGCTCCACCCATACCTGCCATACATCCTGAAATAAACATAGCTTTTACTACATTATTATTTACGTTCATACCAGCATACTGTGCTGCATGCGGGTTAAACCCTGTCGCACGAAGTTCAAATCCTGTTTTGGTTTTCCATAAAATAACAAAGAACAAAACAGCTAAAACAAGAGCAAGTAACGTACCCCAGTGCATACGTGCACTTTCAAACATTTGAGACAACCAACCAATTGCAATGGAAGCTGAATCCTTAATTTCTGGAGAACGCTGTTGACCTTCCGGAACCAATGTAGTAACTAGGATAAAGTTCACCAGATACAAAGCAATCCAGTTCATCATGATCGTTGTGATAACCTCATGGACACCACGTGCCGCTTTTAACCAACCTGCAAAAGCTGCCCATAGTCCACCTGCGATTGTACTAGCAATAATTGTTATTGGAGCATGAATGTAGGCAGGTAAATCCAGCTTTACACCTAGGTAAACAGCTGTAACCATACCCATCATGAATTGACCCTCTACCCCGATGTTAAATAGTCCTGTACGGAAAGCAAAGGCAACTGCCAAACCACTAAAAATTAAAGGAGTGATTTGTCGTATTGTTTCACCGAAATTATAAGCATCACCAAATACTTTCTTTAACAAAGCGCCATAGGCTAACAGTGGATCAAATCCACCTGCCAGCATCGCAATTGCCCCAACGATGAGTCCAAGCAGAATCGCAACAACAGGAACGATGAAAGAATCCTTTGTTAAAACCTTAAAAACATTATTCATCCTGTTCGCCTCCTTGCATGCGTTTTCCACCAGACATCATCAAACCGAGCTCTTGTTCATTCGTTGTTTTCGGATCAACAATACCAACAATTTCACCTTCATAAATAACAGCGATACGATCAGAAACATTGCGGATTTCGTCCAACTCAAACGAAATCAGTAAAACCGCTTTTCCTTTATCGCGTTGCTCAATCAGACGTTTATGAATAAATTCAATCGCACCTACATCCAAACCACGTGTAGGTTGAGCTGCAATTAACAGATCAGGGTCCTTGTCCACTTCACGGGCAATAATCGCCTTCTGTTGGTTACCACCTGACAGCGCGCGTGCTAGGGTATGTATCCCTGGTGTACGTACATCGAACTCTTCAATTAGCTTTGCCGCATGTTTGTTGATAGCGTCATAGTTCAAGAACCCATTCCTATTAAATTCAGGATGGAAATACGTCTCGAGAACAATGTTTTCAGCCATGTTAAAATCAAGAATTAATCCGTGTTTATGTCGATCTTCCGGTATATTAGACAGTCCAGATTCGGATATAAGGCGAGGAGCTTTGTTTGTCAGATCCTTACCTTTTAAAGTAACTGAACCTTCTTGA
It includes:
- a CDS encoding LysM peptidoglycan-binding domain-containing protein, with the translated sequence MTKLLRSTGSWILCSMVGTALLSMLWIAPMQVQATSVPRIFLMVDGKGITTDVTPQIVNNRMLVPIRAVSEASKAEVTYEASTKQVLITTETEQITYKVNQKTAWGNGKKHTLDAHPIVKEGRVLVPLRSISELLGYQVKYDEKTKVAMVSTNPTTAAYTVQAGDSLWSISQKFGVPISSIKKESSLTKDEVWQGMKLTIPVVSKSEQTWSPLDKKAKQQHIENMDPSLAPKQSVFPLKKGTWYEQVYDTYGDGRVWGADAQGRNHEGIDIMAFHGMPVFSSTDGTINRLGWNTMGGWRVNITHSSGKYRMYYAHLSAFAPNIKVGSSVKAGQLIGFVGDTGYGPSGTTGMFAPHLHFGLYSNPTGEAVNPYYYLKYLETIEMESLK
- a CDS encoding ABC transporter permease, with the protein product MQWLTIGGDLFHDTIVFSTALIFAALGGVISERSGVVNIALEGLMVMGAFVGAVVTYFMEPAPYAPWIGLIAAGVAGIIFSLPHAAASITFKSNQVVSGVALNFLATGLAVYLTKIIFDGAGQTKTLSVVFSKWDIPYLSDIPFLGRALFQAYPTSYLAFITVAIVWFILFKTQFGLRLRSVGEHPRAADTAGINVFRIRYIAVMLSGALAALGGATVALTTTSNFSHNTISGQGFIALAAMIFGKWHPVGAMGAALFFGLAQAVKTIVQVFGLTKYIPVEFIYMLPYVLTILVLAGLVGKSRAPKASGEPYETGSR
- a CDS encoding insulinase family protein, with protein sequence MAEKAQEIAFTKSQVNGMNLHILQTEKFKSITMIVNIEQELTEENASKTALLAMVLKRATARFPEPQKLRQHLDYLYGAIFDVDVAKKGERQVLQVYMEVPNEKYLSGKQSLVEDAIQFVGDILTRPYLVHDQFDSNYVEAEKKSLTKKIESIVNDKMRYANQRITEEMFKDEAYAISALGDLPHLAKVDVASLTDYYHQLMVNNPIEIFVVGDVKEDEIRSLFEKHVQLSTQRQSSLDIQRSSKKVTEQKTIVDRMDVNQAKLNIGCRTNIIYKDDDYPALLVYNGILGGFPHSKLFLNVREKASLAYYAVSRLESHKGVVMMMSGIDAKNYEQAVTIIKEQIAMMEQGEISQEEMDMTKATLYNQFKELLDSGKMMVEYAYNGVISGKARDLQTLLTEIEKVSVQDVVNVAKKVELDTIYLLRDKKGGE
- a CDS encoding ABC transporter permease, with the translated sequence MNNVFKVLTKDSFIVPVVAILLGLIVGAIAMLAGGFDPLLAYGALLKKVFGDAYNFGETIRQITPLIFSGLAVAFAFRTGLFNIGVEGQFMMGMVTAVYLGVKLDLPAYIHAPITIIASTIAGGLWAAFAGWLKAARGVHEVITTIMMNWIALYLVNFILVTTLVPEGQQRSPEIKDSASIAIGWLSQMFESARMHWGTLLALVLAVLFFVILWKTKTGFELRATGFNPHAAQYAGMNVNNNVVKAMFISGCMAGMGGAAEILGVFHYQAIMAAQPGYGFDGIAVALIGGNTPIGVVLGAILFGVLSFGANGMKMGAGVPVELIRVVIASVIFFVAAHGIVRYILKPVLSKKNKKEVL